One genomic region from Sulfurimonas sp. encodes:
- a CDS encoding ABC transporter permease, translating to MKFALKILKDFPAYLWSGWGSIASIFLFIAVWDMGNQIYGDLVLPSPEETFRTLYIMLGDKEILEQINITLYRASVGFGISLLLGSTLGLIAGFFVTASMMSRPIVTILVGMPPIAWIVLAMIWFGMGDETVIFTVIVASFPIIFVGALQGTRTLDGDLKEMADSFKLPWHMKFLDVYFPHIFSYVFPAWVSALGMAWKIVVMAELLATSDGIGATLAVARSQLDTPTALALVVIMIGSLMFIEYIVLEPIKREVELWRS from the coding sequence ATGAAATTTGCTCTAAAAATACTTAAAGATTTTCCAGCTTACTTGTGGAGTGGTTGGGGGTCAATAGCATCTATCTTTCTTTTCATAGCTGTTTGGGATATGGGAAATCAAATTTATGGAGATTTGGTTCTTCCATCTCCAGAAGAAACCTTTAGAACACTTTATATAATGCTTGGCGATAAAGAAATCTTAGAGCAGATAAATATAACCTTGTATCGTGCTTCTGTTGGTTTTGGTATCTCTTTACTTCTTGGTTCTACTCTTGGACTTATTGCAGGTTTCTTTGTAACAGCATCTATGATGAGTCGTCCTATTGTTACTATTTTGGTTGGAATGCCTCCTATCGCATGGATAGTTTTAGCGATGATTTGGTTTGGTATGGGAGATGAGACTGTTATCTTTACTGTTATCGTTGCCTCTTTTCCCATAATCTTTGTTGGTGCACTTCAGGGGACACGAACACTTGATGGCGACTTAAAGGAGATGGCTGATAGTTTTAAGCTACCTTGGCACATGAAGTTTTTAGATGTTTATTTTCCTCATATATTTTCTTATGTTTTTCCTGCTTGGGTAAGTGCGCTAGGTATGGCTTGGAAGATAGTTGTAATGGCTGAACTTTTAGCTACAAGTGATGGCATCGGCGCAACACTTGCAGTTGCAAGAAGTCAGTTAGACACTCCAACCGCGCTTGCTCTTGTTGTCATTATGATAGGTTCACTTATGTTTATAGAGTACATAGTGCTAGAGCCAATCAAAAGAGAGGTTGAACTATGGAGAAGTTAG
- a CDS encoding NnrS family protein: protein MSEKQQEEKLRATNHYLYYPDEKNVPPYLAYGFRPIFLLLAPYIVISMVLWGLVWSGTLSIPFMQDVLTWHVYEMLYGLITAGVLAFLATGLPELFPGLVPLVGKRLKYVVMLWLAGRVSFWLIDITGIYLTAFLNLAMLGWIIWFAKDAVLDKLQRHASIGYTAVALFIIEVWFFASQAGFVQTTGLDILKVALGAIVVIVLLALRRVNMEAINELMEDKGIDDVFISRPPKTNLAIFMVIIFTTVEFLYPQNSALAWLGFGAGTAILGITSEYKLKDEFILNQPYVIYLASIYVLFSIGYVLMAWDLLNPDINGINHFRHFITSGGIGLSYIVVMLIISWVHTGRKLTSNIYTHLMVFLIILATFMRGLIPFFDEYTSELYLYSSLIWSLPFVIYMVQFSKFLVNERADGIKG, encoded by the coding sequence ATGAGTGAAAAACAACAAGAAGAAAAATTACGAGCTACAAACCATTATCTTTACTATCCTGATGAAAAAAATGTTCCCCCATATTTAGCGTATGGATTTAGACCAATATTTTTACTTTTAGCTCCATACATAGTTATTAGTATGGTTCTTTGGGGGCTTGTTTGGAGTGGAACTTTAAGTATTCCTTTTATGCAAGATGTTTTAACTTGGCATGTTTATGAGATGTTATATGGACTTATAACAGCAGGTGTTTTGGCATTTCTTGCAACAGGACTTCCTGAACTTTTCCCTGGACTTGTTCCATTAGTTGGAAAACGACTAAAGTATGTTGTTATGCTTTGGTTAGCAGGACGCGTTAGTTTTTGGCTTATAGATATTACGGGCATCTATCTAACAGCATTTTTAAACCTTGCGATGCTTGGTTGGATTATTTGGTTTGCTAAAGATGCAGTTCTAGATAAACTTCAAAGACATGCATCTATCGGTTATACGGCAGTTGCTTTGTTTATTATAGAAGTATGGTTTTTTGCATCTCAGGCTGGTTTTGTGCAAACGACAGGACTGGATATCTTAAAAGTAGCACTTGGGGCAATTGTAGTTATAGTTTTGTTAGCTCTGAGACGAGTAAATATGGAAGCTATCAATGAACTTATGGAAGACAAAGGCATTGATGATGTTTTTATATCTCGTCCTCCAAAAACAAATTTAGCTATTTTTATGGTTATTATTTTTACAACTGTTGAATTTTTGTACCCTCAAAACTCAGCTTTAGCTTGGCTTGGTTTTGGAGCGGGAACCGCGATATTAGGCATAACAAGTGAGTATAAACTTAAAGATGAATTTATACTTAATCAGCCCTATGTTATATATCTAGCATCTATATATGTTTTGTTTAGTATTGGTTATGTACTTATGGCTTGGGATTTATTGAACCCTGATATCAATGGTATTAATCACTTTAGACACTTTATAACAAGTGGAGGAATCGGACTTTCCTATATAGTAGTTATGTTAATAATCTCTTGGGTACACACAGGACGAAAGCTAACATCAAATATATATACGCATCTAATGGTCTTTTTAATTATTTTAGCAACATTTATGAGAGGTTTGATTCCATTTTTTGATGAGTACACAAGCGAATTATATCTATACTCTTCGCTAATATGGAGCTTACCTTTTGTTATCTATATGGTACAGTTTTCTAAATTCTTGGTAAATGAAAGAGCAGATGGGATTAAAGGCTAG
- a CDS encoding MotA/TolQ/ExbB proton channel family protein: MQYYLDKGGVIMYILFAMAIVGTIIIIWKIASITLFKFRTRNIDLPSDRAELRAAALIAPLEMGLTTLKIVSTISPLLGLLGTVLGIFMAFEGIMIHGLGDPTQFAKGISTALITTVGGLVVAIPAYIFYNYFIGELDKTEQILIQKIAGIYEAS, translated from the coding sequence ATGCAATACTATTTAGATAAAGGTGGAGTAATTATGTATATATTATTCGCTATGGCAATAGTAGGAACGATAATAATAATATGGAAAATAGCTTCTATTACGCTTTTTAAATTTCGTACAAGAAATATTGATTTACCATCAGATAGAGCAGAATTAAGAGCAGCCGCTTTAATTGCACCACTTGAGATGGGGCTTACAACTCTTAAGATTGTATCAACGATATCACCACTTTTAGGGCTTCTTGGCACGGTTCTTGGGATATTTATGGCATTTGAAGGGATTATGATTCATGGACTTGGCGACCCAACACAGTTTGCAAAAGGTATTTCAACTGCACTAATCACAACGGTTGGTGGATTAGTTGTAGCGATTCCAGCTTATATATTTTACAATTATTTTATCGGTGAATTAGATAAAACAGAGCAGATATTAATACAAAAAATAGCAGGAATTTATGAAGCGTCGTGA
- a CDS encoding ABC transporter substrate-binding protein, with translation MKNFINVFLLLTLTISLLQANEKLEKIVIAGPFASVSHPILHMIERGALKDVAKKVEFRLWKNPDELRAIVIKGDVDFVAIPTNTAAILNNKGVDVKLLNVSVWGILGMISRDKNLKTLKDFKGKKIAIPFRADMPDIVFKQLLKKQGLDPKKDFELVYVASPIDAMQMLIMRRIDHSLLAEPAISVALRKTKSFPISIVAPDLYRSVNLQDEWAKVFNTDNNVPQAGMAVLGRMKDAHVISRFMQEYDKSLEWYMSNPKQAGVLVAKEIKMLSEDGVADSISHLNMKSISARDSKEKMEFFFNILKEEDPKSIGGKLPQDSFYYKAP, from the coding sequence ATGAAAAACTTTATAAATGTTTTTTTACTACTAACGCTAACAATTAGTTTGCTTCAAGCTAATGAGAAATTAGAAAAGATTGTTATTGCAGGACCTTTTGCATCTGTATCTCATCCTATCTTACATATGATTGAGAGAGGTGCATTAAAAGATGTTGCAAAAAAAGTTGAGTTTCGATTATGGAAAAACCCTGATGAACTTAGAGCAATCGTTATAAAAGGGGATGTTGATTTTGTAGCAATTCCTACAAATACAGCAGCGATTTTAAACAATAAGGGTGTAGATGTAAAACTTTTAAATGTTTCTGTCTGGGGAATTCTTGGCATGATAAGTCGAGATAAAAATCTGAAAACTTTAAAAGATTTTAAAGGTAAAAAGATTGCGATTCCTTTTCGTGCAGATATGCCAGACATCGTCTTTAAACAACTTCTAAAAAAACAAGGTCTAGACCCTAAAAAAGATTTTGAGTTAGTCTATGTAGCTAGTCCTATAGATGCTATGCAGATGTTAATAATGAGAAGAATAGACCACTCTCTTCTCGCTGAACCTGCGATTTCAGTGGCTCTTCGTAAAACAAAATCATTCCCTATTAGTATAGTCGCTCCTGATTTATATAGAAGTGTAAACTTGCAAGATGAGTGGGCAAAAGTCTTTAATACAGACAACAATGTTCCTCAGGCTGGAATGGCTGTACTTGGTAGAATGAAAGATGCTCATGTTATTTCTAGATTTATGCAAGAGTATGATAAATCACTTGAGTGGTATATGTCTAACCCTAAGCAAGCAGGTGTTTTAGTAGCAAAAGAGATAAAAATGCTAAGCGAAGATGGTGTAGCTGATTCTATTTCACATTTAAATATGAAAAGTATATCAGCTCGAGATTCTAAAGAAAAAATGGAATTCTTTTTCAATATTTTAAAAGAAGAGGACCCGAAGAGTATTGGTGGCAAACTTCCTCAAGATAGTTTTTATTACAAAGCTCCTTAG
- a CDS encoding biopolymer transporter ExbD, with protein MKRREPLGLDMTPMVDIIFILLIFFLVSSVFKKEELALMLELPNAGASKEVQEKKTLSIELSKDSLAVNGDKVSYEEIMFKVLPLAKDGKMIMFYIDKDVPYSRVVRILDLLKTHSLNKLALITKQEE; from the coding sequence ATGAAGCGTCGTGAGCCCTTAGGGTTAGATATGACTCCTATGGTTGATATTATATTTATTTTATTGATTTTTTTCTTAGTGAGTTCTGTTTTTAAAAAAGAGGAACTCGCTCTTATGCTTGAACTTCCTAACGCGGGAGCAAGTAAAGAAGTACAAGAGAAAAAAACTCTTAGTATTGAATTATCAAAAGACTCACTTGCAGTTAATGGAGATAAAGTAAGTTATGAAGAGATAATGTTCAAGGTACTGCCTTTAGCAAAAGATGGAAAGATGATAATGTTTTACATTGATAAAGATGTTCCATATTCTCGAGTAGTACGAATTTTAGACTTGTTAAAAACACACTCTTTAAATAAATTGGCATTGATAACAAAACAAGAGGAGTAG
- a CDS encoding ABC transporter ATP-binding protein has product MEKLEVKKLNHHFGFTEILRDINFTLHKGEVLSIVGPSGGGKTTLLHLCANLLDVEEGSVINTFKSSAFAFQDARLLPWKNVIDNISLGLLGAGVNKKEAIASSREIAIKFGLEESDFEKFPKDLSGGMRQRVSFARALVLKPSLLFLDEPFSALDIGLKKELQAILIEMIEKKEISILFITHDLMEAIRLSDEILLLKADPGHIVKKFSYALAQKKRDDKYVYNESAKILQDEEIIDTFELELK; this is encoded by the coding sequence ATGGAGAAGTTAGAGGTAAAAAAGTTAAATCATCATTTTGGTTTTACAGAGATATTAAGAGATATTAATTTTACTCTACATAAAGGTGAAGTCTTATCTATCGTTGGACCTAGTGGCGGTGGAAAAACTACACTTTTGCATCTTTGTGCAAACTTGTTAGATGTAGAAGAAGGAAGTGTGATTAACACATTTAAAAGTAGTGCTTTTGCTTTTCAAGATGCAAGACTTCTCCCTTGGAAAAATGTTATAGATAACATCTCTTTAGGTTTGTTAGGTGCAGGTGTAAATAAAAAAGAGGCAATAGCTAGCTCAAGAGAGATTGCTATAAAGTTTGGTCTTGAAGAGAGTGACTTTGAAAAATTTCCAAAAGACTTAAGTGGAGGAATGCGTCAACGCGTTAGTTTTGCAAGAGCCTTAGTTCTAAAGCCATCTCTTCTTTTTCTTGATGAACCTTTTTCTGCTTTAGATATAGGGCTAAAAAAAGAACTTCAAGCCATACTTATAGAAATGATTGAAAAAAAAGAGATAAGCATACTTTTTATAACACACGATTTGATGGAAGCGATTAGACTTAGCGATGAAATACTCCTTTTAAAAGCCGACCCAGGACATATTGTTAAAAAGTTTTCATATGCACTTGCTCAAAAGAAAAGAGATGATAAATATGTTTATAATGAGAGTGCTAAAATATTGCAAGATGAAGAGATCATAGATACATTTGAATTGGAGTTAAAGTAA
- a CDS encoding hydrolase: MINQFKPSFLLKNEHVQTLYSSMFTRCPWGRKIKSHKFEIERFELSDGDFIDCYWYNFQEIESKKPIVMLFHGLAGSYKSPYIQGTMQELDKNGFNSVVVHFRSCSGVMNKSPNSYHSGKTDDALEFIDSLKNRYKNNKLFCTGYSLGGNMLLKLLGELAEQSPITAAISVSAPMQLDICADYIDNGFSKFYQYILVKNLNDSLREKFKTHDFKTLINLEEKDIKNLKTFWDFDDAYTAPIHGFASAQDYYTKSSSKQFLKHIQTNTLIIHSLDDPFMTPKILPNKDEISPCVKLEVHQNGGHVGFIQGSFFKPKYYLEKRVVEFFKHFI; the protein is encoded by the coding sequence ATGATTAATCAATTTAAACCTTCTTTTTTACTAAAAAACGAGCATGTTCAAACGCTCTATTCATCTATGTTTACTAGGTGCCCTTGGGGTAGAAAAATCAAATCACATAAGTTTGAGATAGAGCGATTTGAGTTAAGTGATGGAGATTTTATAGATTGTTACTGGTATAACTTCCAAGAAATAGAATCCAAAAAACCTATTGTTATGCTTTTTCATGGTCTTGCTGGTTCCTATAAATCTCCCTATATCCAAGGAACAATGCAAGAACTAGATAAAAATGGTTTCAATAGCGTTGTTGTACACTTTAGAAGCTGTTCTGGAGTTATGAATAAAAGTCCTAACTCTTATCATAGCGGTAAAACAGATGATGCTTTAGAATTTATAGATAGCTTGAAAAACAGGTATAAAAATAACAAACTTTTTTGTACAGGCTACTCACTTGGTGGAAATATGCTTTTAAAACTTTTAGGTGAGTTAGCTGAGCAGTCCCCTATTACAGCAGCCATTTCAGTATCTGCTCCAATGCAGTTAGATATTTGTGCAGATTACATAGATAATGGTTTTTCAAAATTTTACCAATACATCCTTGTAAAAAATCTAAATGATTCTTTAAGAGAAAAGTTTAAAACACATGATTTTAAAACTCTCATAAATTTAGAAGAAAAAGATATAAAAAACTTAAAAACTTTTTGGGATTTTGATGATGCTTATACTGCTCCTATTCATGGTTTTGCATCTGCACAGGACTACTACACAAAATCAAGTTCAAAACAGTTTTTAAAACATATACAAACTAACACTCTTATTATTCACTCTTTAGACGACCCTTTTATGACACCAAAAATTCTTCCAAATAAAGATGAAATATCTCCATGTGTAAAACTAGAAGTACATCAAAATGGCGGTCATGTTGGTTTTATACAAGGCTCCTTTTTTAAACCTAAATACTATCTTGAAAAAAGAGTAGTAGAATTTTTTAAGCACTTTATTTAA
- a CDS encoding TonB family protein has translation MIKRSEDFSFLIGAIVSTLLMASILLAQNIKKTDTLKLSASKTESIHYVTIVNTRIKTEKKLPKKPIKKPRKRVVKKVEKKIVKKPQIVDEDAQIKEKLAQKEKLEQEILEQLQKEKLAREEEFRKTQQARKNLLEEQKDIYLSELAAWIKQHLKYPRHARRMNQQGVVKISFIITKYGHIKSVKIDSPCPYNRLNKAAKMLLVELNRFKPLPQNLDKWELNVPIIYALKD, from the coding sequence ATGATAAAAAGAAGTGAAGATTTTAGTTTTTTAATTGGTGCCATTGTTAGTACGCTTTTAATGGCATCAATTTTATTGGCTCAAAATATTAAAAAGACTGATACTTTAAAATTAAGTGCTTCAAAAACAGAGTCCATACATTATGTGACTATAGTTAATACAAGAATAAAGACAGAAAAAAAGCTACCTAAAAAACCAATAAAGAAACCTAGAAAAAGAGTAGTAAAGAAGGTAGAAAAAAAAATTGTAAAAAAACCTCAGATTGTAGATGAGGATGCTCAAATAAAAGAAAAACTAGCACAAAAAGAAAAGTTAGAACAAGAGATATTAGAGCAACTTCAAAAAGAAAAACTTGCAAGAGAAGAAGAGTTTAGAAAAACTCAACAAGCTAGAAAAAATCTTCTTGAAGAACAAAAAGATATTTATCTCTCAGAGTTAGCAGCATGGATAAAACAACACTTAAAATATCCACGACATGCAAGAAGAATGAATCAACAAGGAGTTGTTAAAATTTCCTTTATTATTACAAAATATGGACATATTAAGTCAGTAAAGATAGACTCCCCATGCCCATATAATAGATTAAATAAGGCGGCAAAAATGCTTTTAGTAGAACTGAATCGTTTTAAGCCACTACCCCAAAATTTAGATAAATGGGAATTAAATGTGCCAATAATATATGCACTAAAGGATTAA
- a CDS encoding TonB-dependent receptor plug domain-containing protein has product MKNKIYLSLLVSSILINSINAADDLRDVIVTAKTQRTALDTAGSFSVITAEDIKKTGASSIQEILEGVVGLNMGMNDSSINGRQNISIRGTDSKDTLILVDGERISGSDAQIGHSDFQYNWIPINAISKIEVIRGPMSALYGSSAIGGVINIITKKPVEKIQGDITLEGGDSSRDGGENIDFSVSGGGKITDSFSIIGYANSKTTKPEDVDKTTEVEGKKIKNLMLKAWFDIDATQQITAFAILGNEIRETNEYKELYNIDKTHYSIGYQKDFSDISLNVKYYKNTSDSHTDQFEYTHKMGDDTLNAELKIASFDNNFIVFGGEYRKEKYRKKYDDAADDTSKGFEDSINYASVYLQDEIEIGSSTILTIGARYDKHERFGGEFSPKANLVYKLSDNSRLKAGYGHGFSAPTVTQNSSEYGVAIPVEFYPAGPPFNGMPKTFHRFHGNDNLKPEKSDTFEIGYDYEKDQITFVATYFHTELTDLIDNLHTGDTIVGPMTYREYLYSNVGKARIDGVELEFTQNKIFDTLDFNLNYTFLDTENKDTKKELHNRPAHTANLKLSIDLPWEIGSDFRVNYVGSQKASDGATIDDYATLGLQFSKEFLEDLTLRAGAENLSDVKHIGEGQNKYYIRGRYVYARLNYSF; this is encoded by the coding sequence ATGAAAAATAAAATATATTTAAGTTTGTTAGTAAGTAGTATATTAATAAATTCTATAAATGCAGCTGATGATTTAAGAGATGTTATTGTAACAGCAAAAACACAAAGAACAGCACTAGATACAGCAGGGAGTTTTTCTGTTATTACAGCAGAAGACATAAAAAAAACAGGGGCGTCATCAATACAAGAAATTTTAGAAGGTGTTGTTGGTTTAAATATGGGAATGAATGACTCCTCTATTAACGGTAGACAAAATATCAGTATTCGTGGTACCGACTCTAAAGATACACTTATTTTGGTGGATGGAGAGAGAATTTCTGGAAGTGACGCACAGATTGGTCATAGTGATTTTCAGTACAACTGGATACCTATTAATGCTATTTCAAAGATAGAAGTGATTCGTGGACCAATGAGTGCACTTTATGGTTCAAGTGCAATTGGTGGAGTTATTAACATAATAACTAAAAAACCAGTAGAAAAAATTCAGGGAGATATAACCTTAGAAGGAGGAGATAGCTCAAGAGATGGAGGGGAAAATATAGATTTTTCAGTTTCAGGAGGCGGTAAAATAACAGACAGCTTTTCAATAATTGGGTATGCAAATTCTAAAACCACAAAACCTGAAGATGTAGATAAAACTACAGAAGTAGAGGGTAAAAAGATTAAAAACTTGATGTTAAAAGCTTGGTTTGATATAGATGCTACTCAGCAAATAACAGCATTTGCAATTTTAGGAAATGAAATAAGAGAGACTAATGAGTATAAAGAGTTATATAACATTGATAAAACTCACTATTCGATAGGTTATCAAAAAGACTTTAGCGATATTAGTTTAAATGTAAAATATTACAAAAATACTTCAGATTCTCATACCGATCAGTTTGAATATACTCATAAAATGGGTGATGATACACTTAATGCAGAATTAAAAATTGCTTCGTTTGATAATAATTTCATAGTATTTGGCGGGGAGTATAGAAAAGAAAAGTATAGAAAAAAATATGATGATGCGGCAGATGACACAAGTAAAGGGTTTGAAGATTCAATAAACTATGCTTCTGTATATTTGCAAGATGAAATTGAAATAGGAAGTAGTACAATCCTTACCATAGGTGCTAGATATGACAAGCATGAGAGGTTTGGTGGAGAGTTTTCCCCTAAGGCAAACCTTGTATATAAGTTGAGTGATAATAGCAGACTTAAGGCTGGATATGGTCATGGTTTTAGTGCCCCAACGGTTACGCAGAACTCAAGTGAGTACGGTGTTGCAATTCCTGTAGAATTTTATCCAGCAGGACCTCCATTTAATGGAATGCCTAAAACTTTTCATAGGTTTCATGGTAATGACAATCTAAAACCTGAAAAATCTGATACATTTGAGATAGGATATGATTATGAAAAAGATCAGATAACATTTGTAGCAACTTATTTTCATACTGAACTAACAGATCTCATAGATAATCTTCATACAGGAGATACAATAGTTGGACCAATGACTTACAGAGAGTATCTTTACTCAAATGTAGGTAAAGCTAGAATAGATGGTGTTGAATTGGAATTTACTCAAAATAAAATCTTTGATACACTTGATTTTAATTTAAACTATACATTCCTTGACACTGAAAATAAAGATACAAAAAAGGAATTGCATAATCGACCTGCACACACAGCTAACTTAAAGCTTTCAATTGACCTTCCATGGGAGATTGGTAGTGATTTTAGAGTTAACTATGTAGGAAGTCAAAAAGCATCTGATGGTGCAACTATAGATGACTATGCTACTTTAGGTTTGCAATTTTCTAAAGAGTTTCTAGAAGATTTAACACTTAGAGCAGGAGCTGAAAACTTAAGTGATGTAAAACATATTGGTGAGGGACAAAATAAGTATTATATTAGAGGACGATATGTATATGCTAGATTAAACTACTCATTTTAG
- a CDS encoding bifunctional methionine sulfoxide reductase B/A protein, whose amino-acid sequence MKFFISFILLLTMMNAMDLKPWKGKIDTLSDEEKYVLISKGTESPYSGKYTNEKSNGVYTCKICETPLYKSSAKFDSNCGWPSFDDAIEGAVKRVPDADGRRVEIVCAKCGGHLGHVFEGEGFTDKNTRHCVNSISLNLDAKKEKKDSALSYAYFAGGCFWGVEYYLEKLDGVKEVRSGFMGGHVKNPGYYEVVAGKTGHLEAVEVVYDKSQISFEKIARTFFEIHDPTQTNGQGPDIGEQYLSAVFINNEDEKNTIKKLIALLDENGFDIATNILPSVEFYKADEGHQNYYNKKGSQPYCHGYKKRF is encoded by the coding sequence ATGAAATTCTTTATTTCTTTTATACTACTACTAACTATGATGAATGCAATGGATTTGAAGCCTTGGAAGGGCAAAATAGATACACTCAGTGATGAAGAAAAATATGTACTTATAAGCAAAGGTACAGAGTCTCCATACTCTGGTAAATACACAAATGAAAAGTCAAATGGCGTTTATACTTGTAAAATATGCGAAACTCCTCTTTACAAATCTAGTGCTAAATTTGATTCAAATTGTGGTTGGCCAAGTTTTGATGACGCGATAGAGGGAGCAGTTAAAAGAGTTCCAGATGCAGATGGAAGACGCGTAGAAATTGTTTGTGCTAAATGTGGTGGACATCTTGGTCATGTTTTTGAGGGCGAAGGTTTTACAGATAAAAACACTAGACACTGTGTAAATTCTATCTCTTTAAATCTAGATGCTAAAAAAGAGAAAAAAGATTCTGCTCTGTCTTACGCTTACTTTGCTGGTGGATGTTTTTGGGGAGTTGAGTATTACTTAGAAAAACTAGATGGAGTTAAAGAAGTTCGCTCTGGTTTTATGGGTGGTCATGTTAAAAATCCAGGATACTATGAAGTTGTTGCTGGAAAAACTGGGCATCTAGAGGCTGTTGAAGTTGTTTATGACAAAAGTCAAATCTCTTTTGAAAAAATTGCAAGAACATTTTTTGAGATTCACGACCCAACTCAAACAAATGGTCAAGGTCCTGATATTGGTGAACAATATTTAAGTGCGGTTTTCATAAACAATGAAGATGAAAAAAACACTATTAAAAAACTCATAGCTCTTTTAGATGAAAATGGATTTGACATTGCAACTAATATTCTTCCATCTGTAGAGTTTTATAAAGCAGATGAAGGTCATCAAAACTACTATAACAAAAAAGGCTCACAACCATACTGCCATGGTTATAAGAAAAGGTTTTAA